The sequence below is a genomic window from Chaetodon auriga isolate fChaAug3 chromosome 8, fChaAug3.hap1, whole genome shotgun sequence.
GCAGCAAATCCTGcacttggatttttttttctttttaatttagcCAGCAAAGCAAACAGGCACAAGAGGCCCTGATTTCATTAACAGGCAACTGCTTCTTCAGCTGTGGCAGCAATTGTTTTATTCGTCCTTGATTAGGTATTCCTACATCTGACACGGTGTGTTAAATTGATTTCTCCTGTTAGGGTCGGACAGGTCCTCCTGGACTTCCTGGGAAGCAGGGACCAGCTGGATGGCCGGGACCAAGTGGGCCCAAAGTGAGTAAGTCAGACCTCACAATGGAGATGATATATAAGACGTATGTGACGTGACATGAGACCAGTAAGTGCCAAGATAAGGTAGTGTGGATGAGCATTAGCCATGTGCCATTTGTGTAATGAAATACTCATGAATGTTATGTAACATGCAAGTTAACATTTCCATATAGATGCTTGATAAAGCTGTACAAGAACTGAATTCAAAGTCTGCACTCAGAATTTCTTCATTGGGGAAGGGGGAATAATTTGAAGCCAAAGCACATTTGTCTAATTTCTaatgttttccctctgtgtcaggGTGAGAAGGGTGACCCGGGGCTGATGGGGCTGCCTGGAGCCAGAGGACCAATTGGGCCACGGGTATGAGCCACGTAATGTGCTACGCTGATCTGGGATGAGCTCACCTTCAAACTGCTTTATTTCATCTtggatgttttgtgtgtttgatcttTAATCCTAGGGTTTACCTGGGTATAAAGGGGAGAAGGTATGTAGCATCATTAAACTAGAAAATGCAATAAGATATCCTGatgaacatgttttctgttaCATGTTCCTGTATGTAACACGCTGTAATCTGCTCCATCAGGGTTCTCGAGGTGATCGTGGTGAGAGTGGAGTGAAAGGTGACAAGGTGGGCAGAGTCTACCACTGgttgtttcaaatgaaaatattagcCCTATAGTGCATATATGCTTTATATGATTTATTGTTCTTCATCCACAGGGTGCGATGGGTTTCCCAGGAATGCTTGGACAGAAGGTGAGAAATGCATCAAACAAGAAGgagtttttttaatttgtttaaaaaaatttCCAAATCTTGACCAAATGAGAGTGTTGAGTTGATCTGTCTTGTCCTGCAGGGTGAAATGGGTCCAAAGGGAGAACCTGGAATCTCAGGAAACAGAGGACCCACCGGCAGACCAGGCAAGAGAGGCAAGCAGGTGAGGAGTAGCACTGgtttaaaacagtgaaacatgCTGTTACATATGCCTCCATATTGAGTGAGCGGTGGGATGTTTTGAGCACGGGAAAAACACGTGTTGTAGAGAAAATACATCAAGCATGCAGGCAAACATTATGTGGATGATAGCAAACACGCATGCAATTAATTTTTATTCAGTAGATTTTTGTTGCTCAAACTGAATTATTTTTCGTGTTAATAATTTATCTTCAAAATGCAATTAATGTTCATGCAATAATTATTTTGTTATGGACAAAACGTCCCATTGCTCTaacctgaaatgaaatgttttaaatgtgacCACTTGTTGCatattgttttgattgtgtGTCAGGGAACGAAAGGAGACACGGGCAGCGTCGGTCCCATGGGACCTGCAGGCCCACAGGGACCTGCAGGCCACCCTGGTCCTCCCGGTTCACCCGCCACAGGTGAGAACATTTTCCAGAACATTTTCTCAAACAGATTTAAAACTCTTGAGGACACTTCCACCCACTTTGAAATGACCGGTCTATGTGTGGGACTCTCCACTGTCTGTGCTGCCAGTTTGAGGAGCAGCAAACCCCCCTGTCAGCAAGAGGAAGCACACTTTGAATCAGAGCTAACACCACTAGTCTTATTTAGCACTGGAGAAACTTTATCTCCTGAGGTGAAACAAGATGCTGTCGTCATGACATCGTGTGGCTAAAATGGATTCACAGATGGCGAGCCTCCCTACAGTTTGACTCCTATTATGTCACCAGATAGTTAATGTGACATTGGTTATCTTGATCAGGTTTCCCAGTGAATGAACTTGATCGTGCTTGCTTCTTGATAGATGAGAGATACTAGATTTCCTGACATACAGTCTTTATCAGCCACCGTGGTGACCCGTAGCCTCACTTTCAGCTTGTTATAGTCTGTTTCGtggtctttttgtttttttgatttgtgtctttttatatagtgtttttttcttttctgtttatatttagGACTCTACATGGTTGGATCAAAGGGTGCACGTGGTCCACCAGGGCCTCCTGGAAAGTGTAGCTGCAGTTCTATCAGCAGCTCCCCATTTGACGAGTATCCTGCCAGAGGAAACTACCTCAAAGTCCCCGCAGTGAGGAATTAATAATCTTTAAATGTAGAATGTTATGTACAGTGTTTTTACTACTAAAAAAttcaaatgacaattaaaatctttttatcagtgtgtgtttaaaatattATGCAAttagatgtgtttttacttgtgtgtttttgtttttgttttttttgttttttttagaaatcCTGGGGTTATTGGCTTTTAATAACTTCTGAGTTGGTTATTaagttttgaaaaataaaagtatgtctACTGGGAGATGGATATTGCTTTGAGACACAAATTTCCAGCTGGGAGATGAAATTTTAATGCTCAATATCTCAAATACTCCAGCAGGACTCAACTTTCTAATTCAAACTGCACTAAATATTGAAaacacttcctctcttttccttttgttcagATATTTGTTGTGAGCAATGAGGAAGAACTGGAGCGCCTTAACACAGACAACGCTCTTGCATTCCGCAAAGACCAGAGATCTCTCTATTTCAAAGACATTGATGGCTGGCTGCCAATCCAGGTATCATCGCATGCAGCAAAATTGGattattttatcttgttttaCATTCTTTTCAAGCTGTTTTTGCTTTAGTTCAAGTTTTTTAAACTCTGTAAAAGACTTTTCCATTCCAGTTGACGCCGTTCCAGTCCATGGAAAATGCCCCTGACGATGAAGGTTACTGTGGTGACGGGATTGTGCAGATTTCCAGCGGGGAGGAGTGCgatgacagaaacagagtcGTCACTGACGGCTGCGTCAGTAAGTCCATGTTATGCGGTCAATAATAGCTCCTTAGCTGTACTTTGCTGTGCACATATAACGTGACCCCTCCGCCTCTGCTGTGTCGCCTTACCACAGAGTGTAAACATGCATACTGTGGAGACGGATATCGCTATGAGggggctgaggagtgtgatggAAAGGACTTTGGATACCAGACGTGTAATTCATATCTTCCAGGGTAAGCACAGTATACAACTATATGTTGATAAAAAGTCTttgctgcctgtttgtgttttgttgccaCGCTAAGCTGACCAAGAGGTTGTTTCTCCTCTTATTTGCAGGTCATACGGCCACCTCAAGTGCACGCCATACTGTGTTATTGACTCCACAAACTGCAAGTACTTCACTTGAGGAGGGACAGTGCAGCGGGATCCTCTGTGTGTTATTTGCTTGACACATAAAAGGaatattttcatgcaaaaaaatatatatatctatatcatGCTCCAAGCAAGAGACCCTGAAGGTAGAGGCAGCCAATGATTCtatgatgaaagaaaaacaaaacacatatatGTAACTCCTCTGAGATGCCACGTAGCTCCCCGGAGTTAAACTCGCTCAGTGGAGGTGAAAACCGTCACTCACACATAGGAACTGCACAGAACAAGTGCACTCCGTCTTAACAAGCAGGACTTAAGACCGGCCTCTTCACCATGCCCGACTGGACCGGAATCATCCTCTGGATGCAACAGTTGTGTGACAGCCATGCACATGCCATGCGGAGCTTAAGTGCCATTGGGAGATGTTGCAGAGGAGCAGTAGCCGGGCCAGAGGTGTATTAATCTTGTCCCAGTTACTGTTGAGAAAGCAGTAGAGCCATGGCCTCAGGTATTCTACTGCAGTGCGAATGACAGTGCACAGCATTTGCATGAGGCTGGGATTACTGAGAccatgacagcagctgtcactATCCAAGCATGTAACCCATCACTTTACTCATTATTGCCACAACAAGGTTTGCATATCACATATCACATCAAGGATTTCAGTTGTGAAGAGGAAACCAGGCATATAGTCATATAAATATGTATGGTTAGGGATGGAGATAGAGGTGGATACAGTGCATGAGTTATGCATTTGTAATATTTCAGTGAGACTGTTACAGCAGGGGCCCTGGCTTGGCTTGTGGTGGTACTGTTCTTGACGGGGACGTTCAGTCTGGACGAGGTTTCATAAATCCAAAACTTTCTCAGGAACCAACAGGTCATGTAGCTCCACACAGCACCTTTCACAGGCCTCCTCCTCTACTCTCTTTGTAAATGAAATGGCAGTGACTGTACGCTGAAGCACACAGGTGACTCAGACATGAGCTTTAAAGAATCCACAACGTGCAGTCCTCCGGGAATGACTGTGTTTCTTCCCTGTGCTGCGGTGAGaaatgaaatatactgtatgtgaaggCTTGAAACTGTTATGTTCTTAATTTTCTCACTGCACAGGAAAGGCTGGAATAGTCTGTAGCTGCTAAAGGGGGAGGAATTTCAATTCCAGTCTGTTCTATGGTCATTACTGTATTTACTCTATTACCTCTTTATCCAGTCTTTCTGTCTTACAGTGTATACAGCAACAGTGAAACTCAACAGTAAACTTAACAGTGTAGATGTAGTCCGCTGTGTTTTGGGCACCAGTGGTGAAAACGACTTTGCCGATATAAGCTGACATTTTCCATAAGCTACTGTACGAGTCGCAGTGCCAAGGGAGACCTTTTCTCAGCCATACTTAGATGTAGTCAGGTGTTCTAAAGTGATTCTTCTGTAAAAGCAATTGAAAGATAAAGACTGTTACTGTATTGTCTCCGCATGCTCGTGATACCGTGCTAATGAGTGTGAAACGCTTCCACTTTGTCAGACGCTGTTTTGTAAATCACTGCATCCATCAGCATAGCAGGTGTCTTAAGAGATGTCAGTCTTGCTCTGCCCAGAGTGTAGTTGAGTATTGTATGTATGACACACACTCCGTATGTGATAGTGATGAGCTGTGCCATGCACAAAGCTGAAGTACCTTTTGTAAACCGTGCTGAATGTTCTGTCTGTGGCCTGCGCTGCTGTGCTGTATCCTCTACTGTGTATGCACAACATTGCTGAAAAATAACACGCATGTAGTAACGAACTGTCAGGATTTATGAAATATAGTATGCACTGTGACTGGACTAGTGATGGTTCATTTCGTGTTCTTATTCTGATATGATTTATACAGTAGTTGTGGGTAATTttaaaaagagatgaaaataaaagaggaattGAAATCACGCAAAAGcttttcactctgtctcacacacgGGCTTCTTCGGGCTTTAGTCGGGGGTTTGTCAGCAGCTCTGATTTCTGTCTTGTGAGCAAGCGGTGACAGTGATTGGGTGCTGTGCAGAAAGCCAATAGACAGTGATAGAGATGATATTGATGTTCTTTGAGAGCACtcgctgtgaaaaaaaaaaaaaagcagatatCCATcaagtggggaaaaaagatgCTGTCAGCGGCTTCTTGCAAAGTGCTGCGTTAGACTAAAAAGTAAACAGACCACACGGTGAAGTCTCGCTGTTTTCTCAGACATGTCAATGGGTTTTTGACGCGATGAAGCCCCTCAGAGTCCGTGCCTGGAGATGTGGCACAGCGATACAGGCCGGGCACGGGCAGCCAGCCAGCGTTGCAGCAGAGATGCTCGAGGCTGGCCTCGGCCACCTAACTCTATTAGCATGTcgtatttcttttttctaaatCACATCAGGACAATTTGTCTGCTGAGATGCCCGAGTAAAAGCTTACTTTGGCATATTTATCCCATCATGTGCATTCCCCTGACCAGACCAATCAGATTTGTACCACAGATGTCTCAGTGCAGCACTAAATGTCACTGGAGATGCAGTGGCCAGCCTGATTCGACTGCTCTGTAACGAGAGGAGCTGCTGCGTACACAGAAGGATGCCCCCAAGTGAAGTTTTATATTTGTGGAGTTTGGGAACCTTGAACAGGTACAAATGAATTGATGACcgagcagctgtttgtgtttgactgattTTCCCTCTCTCCAAGACTAAACACGCAGGAAGCAGCATCTATTTTGAGCTGAGGAGCTGAAATCAAATACTTTTTCCAACAAAGGGGTTATTTTAGTGCAGGTTGGGTGGTGTAGCATTACATTAGTGCTGCGGCAGGAGGGCCAATGCAAAGGAGGCCACAGGGACAGGAAGCGACCCAGCTGTTGGCCGAGCCAAGTGAAAATCCCTGACCTATAGGCAGGAATGGCTGGCACGCAGCGTGCTGTGGTCCTGGCAGAGGACACACTACTGCTGCACAtgcaaaacactcacacacaggcagcaagGTATGCGTAGGTGTTATTTAAGATCAGCGCCACTCTTGTTTACACAAATGGGACCACCTGTGCAGATTTACTATCCACTGCTTA
It includes:
- the colq gene encoding uncharacterized protein colq isoform X2, which encodes MLLLHALTSVICPIFTVCLAYLLVVCHIMCSSVRACPRVMRLRITLLILIRTHIQLRQRFNIASSDCLLLILTPAIITCMTACTPCTALRSQEQQKRFSPCCLLSPPPPPLFPPPPSLWRRHAHNEGFSPDDRESESGNGDKGSACVRGPRGPAGPPGLEGPPGLPGIAGPKGEKGEIGRPGQKGRTGPPGLPGKQGPAGWPGPSGPKGEKGDPGLMGLPGARGPIGPRGLPGYKGEKGSRGDRGESGVKGDKGAMGFPGMLGQKGEMGPKGEPGISGNRGPTGRPGKRGKQGTKGDTGSVGPMGPAGPQGPAGHPGPPGSPATGLYMVGSKGARGPPGPPGKCSCSSISSSPFDEYPARGNYLKVPAIFVVSNEEELERLNTDNALAFRKDQRSLYFKDIDGWLPIQLTPFQSMENAPDDEGYCGDGIVQISSGEECDDRNRVVTDGCVKCKHAYCGDGYRYEGAEECDGKDFGYQTCNSYLPGSYGHLKCTPYCVIDSTNCKYFT
- the colq gene encoding uncharacterized protein colq isoform X3, translated to MTLLTLGLYLPLWFCYGLAQSSFLDSFISFPPALRSQEQQKRFSPCCLLSPPPPPLFPPPPSLWRRHAHNEGFSPDDRESESGNGDKGSACVRGPRGPAGPPGLEGPPGLPGIAGPKGEKGEIGRPGQKGRTGPPGLPGKQGPAGWPGPSGPKGEKGDPGLMGLPGARGPIGPRGLPGYKGEKGSRGDRGESGVKGDKGAMGFPGMLGQKGEMGPKGEPGISGNRGPTGRPGKRGKQGTKGDTGSVGPMGPAGPQGPAGHPGPPGSPATGLYMVGSKGARGPPGPPGKCSCSSISSSPFDEYPARGNYLKVPAIFVVSNEEELERLNTDNALAFRKDQRSLYFKDIDGWLPIQTFPFQLTPFQSMENAPDDEGYCGDGIVQISSGEECDDRNRVVTDGCVKCKHAYCGDGYRYEGAEECDGKDFGYQTCNSYLPGSYGHLKCTPYCVIDSTNCKYFT
- the colq gene encoding uncharacterized protein colq isoform X1 codes for the protein MLLLHALTSVICPIFTVCLAYLLVVCHIMCSSVRACPRVMRLRITLLILIRTHIQLRQRFNIASSDCLLLILTPAIITCMTACTPCTALRSQEQQKRFSPCCLLSPPPPPLFPPPPSLWRRHAHNEGFSPDDRESESGNGDKGSACVRGPRGPAGPPGLEGPPGLPGIAGPKGEKGEIGRPGQKGRTGPPGLPGKQGPAGWPGPSGPKGEKGDPGLMGLPGARGPIGPRGLPGYKGEKGSRGDRGESGVKGDKGAMGFPGMLGQKGEMGPKGEPGISGNRGPTGRPGKRGKQGTKGDTGSVGPMGPAGPQGPAGHPGPPGSPATGLYMVGSKGARGPPGPPGKCSCSSISSSPFDEYPARGNYLKVPAIFVVSNEEELERLNTDNALAFRKDQRSLYFKDIDGWLPIQTFPFQLTPFQSMENAPDDEGYCGDGIVQISSGEECDDRNRVVTDGCVKCKHAYCGDGYRYEGAEECDGKDFGYQTCNSYLPGSYGHLKCTPYCVIDSTNCKYFT